GGCGGAGACCACGGACTACAACTTCACCAGGCTGAACATCCCGCTCGACCACCCGGCGGCGGACATGCACGACACCCTGTACCTGTCCGAGGGGGTGCTGCTGCGGACGCACACCTCGCCAGTGCAGGCCCGGACCATGGAGCGCTTCGCGCCGCCGGTGCGCGTGGTGGTCCCGGGGAAGGTGTTCCGGCGCGACCCGTACGACGCCTCGCACGCGCCTGCGTTCGAGCAGATCGAGGGGCTGGCCGTGGACGAGGGGATCACCTTCGTGGACTTCAAGGCCACCATCTCCGAGTTCGTGCGGCGCTTCTTCGGTCCGGGCGCGGAGACGCGCTTCCGGCCGTCGTACTTCCCGTTCACGGAGCCCTCGGCGGAGGTGGACGTCTCCTGCCAGCTCTGCGGCGGGAGCGGGTGCAGCGCGTGCAAGGGCACGGGGTGGATGGAGATCATGGGCTCCGGGATGGTGCACCCCAACGTCTTCCGGGCGGTGGGCTACGACCCGGAGCGCTACACCGGCTACGCGTTCGGCATGGGGCCCGGGCGGATCGCCA
This sequence is a window from Longimicrobiaceae bacterium. Protein-coding genes within it:
- the pheS gene encoding phenylalanine--tRNA ligase subunit alpha produces the protein MSQDLVGQLRELETEGTRAVGGAEGAEALEALRVEYLGRKGRLTGILRGLGGLAPEERPAVGAEANRVKEALSALLDERLAALAPREDGGPRVDLTLPGRRRWKGGLHPVTQVIEEVCDIFRDLGFTRVVGPEAETTDYNFTRLNIPLDHPAADMHDTLYLSEGVLLRTHTSPVQARTMERFAPPVRVVVPGKVFRRDPYDASHAPAFEQIEGLAVDEGITFVDFKATISEFVRRFFGPGAETRFRPSYFPFTEPSAEVDVSCQLCGGSGCSACKGTGWMEIMGSGMVHPNVFRAVGYDPERYTGYAFGMGPGRIAMQRFGIPDIRLLYESDVRFLEQFA